The proteins below are encoded in one region of Bacteroides uniformis:
- a CDS encoding efflux RND transporter periplasmic adaptor subunit has product MNKKRIILIAVAAVIIVGGGVWLFGGAKAKHKVTYATATIHKGEISESVTATGTIEPVTEVEVGTQVSGIIDKIHVDYNSVVTKGQLIAEMDRVTLQSELASQRAAYNGAKAEYEYQKKLYERNKTLNEKQLIAATDYEQSVYNYEKAKSNYESSQASLAKAERNLSYATITSPIDGVVISRDVEAGQTVASGFETPTLFTIAADLTQMQVVADVDEADIGGVEEGQRATFTVDAYPNDVFEGVVTQIRLGDASSSSTSSTSTSTVVTYEVVISAHNPDLKLKPRLTANVTIFTLDRKDVLCAPARALRFNPEKPLIGDNDIVKDCEGEHKLWTREGNTFTAHPVKIGISNGVNTEIISGINEGTVVVTEATIGSMPGSGAPDMSQEAPGGEKSPFMPGPPGSKKKSGK; this is encoded by the coding sequence ATGAACAAAAAAAGAATCATCCTCATTGCCGTAGCTGCCGTAATCATAGTGGGCGGCGGCGTATGGCTCTTCGGTGGTGCCAAGGCCAAGCACAAGGTGACCTACGCCACAGCAACCATCCATAAAGGCGAGATTTCCGAATCCGTAACCGCCACGGGGACCATCGAACCGGTGACGGAAGTGGAAGTGGGTACCCAGGTGAGCGGTATCATCGACAAGATTCATGTAGACTACAATTCCGTAGTAACCAAAGGCCAACTCATTGCCGAGATGGACCGCGTGACACTGCAAAGCGAACTCGCTTCGCAACGCGCCGCCTACAACGGTGCAAAGGCCGAATACGAGTACCAGAAAAAACTCTACGAGCGCAACAAGACGCTGAACGAAAAGCAGCTCATCGCCGCCACGGACTATGAGCAGTCCGTCTATAACTACGAGAAGGCCAAGAGCAACTACGAAAGCAGCCAGGCATCACTGGCAAAGGCTGAACGCAACCTCTCCTACGCCACCATCACCTCTCCCATCGACGGTGTAGTCATCAGCCGCGACGTGGAAGCAGGACAGACCGTGGCTTCCGGCTTCGAGACACCGACACTGTTCACCATCGCTGCCGACCTGACGCAGATGCAGGTTGTGGCCGACGTGGACGAAGCGGACATAGGCGGTGTGGAAGAGGGACAGCGCGCCACGTTTACCGTAGACGCCTACCCGAATGACGTGTTCGAAGGAGTGGTCACACAAATTCGTCTGGGAGATGCCAGCTCAAGCAGCACGTCGAGCACCAGCACCAGCACGGTTGTGACCTACGAAGTAGTCATATCCGCCCACAACCCTGACCTGAAACTGAAACCACGCCTGACGGCCAACGTCACCATCTTCACCCTCGACCGCAAAGACGTACTGTGCGCTCCTGCCCGTGCCCTGCGCTTCAACCCCGAAAAACCGCTTATCGGCGACAATGATATCGTGAAGGATTGCGAAGGGGAACATAAACTCTGGACCCGCGAAGGCAACACCTTTACCGCCCATCCGGTGAAGATAGGTATCTCCAACGGAGTCAACACGGAAATTATCAGCGGCATTAACGAAGGTACCGTAGTGGTGACCGAAGCCACCATCGGCAGCATGCCCGGCAGCGGCGCTCCGGACATGAGCCAGGAAGCTCCCGGAGGTGAGAAGAGTCCGTTCATGCCTGGCCCTCCGGGAAGTAAGAAGAAGAGCGGAAAATAA
- a CDS encoding cytochrome d ubiquinol oxidase subunit II — translation MNAYIFLQHYWWFVVSLLGALLVFLLFVQGGNSLLFCLGKTEEQKKMMINSTGRKWEFTFTTLVTFGGAFFASFPLFYSTSFGGAYWLWMIILFSFVLQAVSYEFQSKAGNLLGKTTYRTFLVINGVVGPVLLGGAVATFFTGSNFYINKGNIADAAMPVISQWANGWHGLDALLNPWNVVLGLAVFFLARILGALYFINNINEDDLVKRCRRALWGNTALFLVFFLAFVIRTLLADGYAVRPETGEVFMEPYKYLTNFLQMPVVLLVFLVGVVAVLWGIIRTLWKPAFDKGIWFAGAGTVLTVLALLLVAGYNNTAYYPSTHDLQSSLTLANSCSSQFTLKVMAYVSILVPFVLAYIFYAWRSIDNRKIDAKEMEEGGHAY, via the coding sequence ATGAATGCTTATATATTTCTTCAACACTATTGGTGGTTTGTAGTCTCTTTGCTGGGAGCACTACTGGTATTCCTGCTGTTCGTGCAGGGAGGTAATTCGCTTCTGTTCTGTCTGGGGAAGACGGAGGAGCAGAAGAAGATGATGATTAATTCTACGGGACGGAAGTGGGAGTTCACGTTTACAACGCTCGTCACGTTTGGAGGTGCGTTCTTTGCTTCGTTTCCGTTGTTCTATAGTACCAGTTTCGGAGGGGCCTATTGGCTGTGGATGATTATTCTGTTCAGCTTTGTGTTGCAGGCTGTCAGCTACGAGTTTCAGTCGAAGGCGGGAAATCTGCTGGGCAAGACAACGTATCGCACGTTCCTGGTGATAAACGGAGTGGTAGGTCCGGTATTGCTGGGTGGGGCAGTGGCCACGTTCTTCACGGGGTCTAACTTCTATATCAATAAAGGGAATATCGCAGATGCGGCAATGCCGGTTATCAGCCAATGGGCTAACGGCTGGCATGGGTTGGATGCGTTGCTTAATCCGTGGAATGTGGTGCTGGGGCTGGCTGTGTTCTTCCTGGCACGTATCTTGGGAGCGCTTTATTTTATTAATAATATCAATGAGGATGATTTGGTGAAACGCTGCCGCCGGGCACTTTGGGGAAATACGGCGTTGTTCCTGGTATTCTTCCTGGCCTTCGTCATCCGCACGTTGCTTGCCGACGGCTATGCTGTACGCCCGGAAACGGGAGAGGTGTTCATGGAACCTTACAAGTATCTGACGAACTTCCTGCAGATGCCAGTAGTGCTGCTTGTATTCCTGGTTGGTGTGGTGGCTGTGCTCTGGGGCATTATCCGCACGCTGTGGAAGCCGGCATTCGACAAGGGTATCTGGTTTGCCGGTGCAGGGACGGTGCTTACGGTATTGGCACTGCTGCTTGTGGCAGGCTATAACAATACGGCCTATTATCCGTCTACCCACGACCTGCAAAGCTCACTCACGTTGGCAAACAGTTGCTCGAGCCAGTTCACACTGAAGGTTATGGCTTATGTCTCTATCCTTGTTCCTTTCGTTCTTGCCTACATCTTCTACGCTTGGCGCAGTATCGACAATCGCAAGATTGATGCGAAGGAGATGGAAGAGGGAGGACACGCGTATTAA
- the mtgA gene encoding monofunctional biosynthetic peptidoglycan transglycosylase, translated as MKLPKPLRFLRNIILFFFISTILAVVAYRFVPVYITPLMVIRSVQQVFKGESPCWHHTWVSSDKISPHLPMAVIASEDNRFATHNGFDFIEIQKAIKENETRKRKRGASTISQQTAKNVFLWPQSSWVRKGLEVYFTVLIEFFWSKERIMEVYLNSIEMGKGIYGAQAAAKYKFKTTAAKLSAGQCALIAATLPNPIRFDSAHPSPYIKKRQGQILRLMKLVPKFQLNEKRTKE; from the coding sequence ATGAAACTCCCGAAGCCTTTGCGGTTCCTCCGCAACATCATATTATTCTTCTTTATTTCCACTATCCTAGCGGTAGTGGCTTATCGTTTTGTACCCGTCTACATCACGCCACTGATGGTTATTCGCAGCGTGCAACAGGTCTTTAAGGGTGAAAGTCCATGCTGGCACCACACTTGGGTATCTTCCGACAAGATATCCCCTCACCTGCCTATGGCCGTCATTGCCTCGGAAGACAACCGGTTTGCCACACACAACGGATTCGATTTCATCGAGATACAGAAAGCGATAAAGGAGAATGAAACAAGAAAACGGAAACGGGGCGCAAGCACCATCAGCCAGCAGACGGCAAAGAATGTATTCCTATGGCCCCAGTCTTCCTGGGTACGTAAAGGACTGGAAGTCTACTTCACCGTACTGATAGAATTCTTCTGGTCCAAAGAACGTATCATGGAGGTCTATCTCAACTCCATCGAAATGGGAAAAGGCATCTATGGCGCACAAGCTGCCGCCAAATACAAGTTCAAGACTACAGCAGCCAAGCTCTCTGCCGGACAGTGCGCACTAATAGCGGCAACATTGCCCAACCCCATACGCTTCGACTCAGCACACCCCTCCCCTTACATAAAGAAAAGGCAAGGACAGATTCTACGATTGATGAAACTGGTACCCAAATTCCAGCTAAATGAGAAGCGGACAAAAGAATAA
- a CDS encoding OmpA family protein — MKKMKFTVLLLCGALLLGSCGTMNNKAKGGIIGGGSGAAAGAIIGGLIGKGKGAAIGAAVGAAVGTGAGVAIGHKMDKKAAEAAKIEGAQVEQVTDANGLPAVKVSFAAGILFGFNSAALSNEAKASLRELAQILKEDPTTDIAIIGHTDKVGTYEANMKVSKNRAYAVENYLQDCGVSPAQFKKVEGVGYNEYDESLSADQNRRVEVYMYASEQMIKNAEAAN, encoded by the coding sequence ATGAAGAAGATGAAATTTACAGTATTACTTTTGTGCGGCGCATTGCTGCTGGGCAGTTGCGGCACAATGAACAACAAGGCCAAAGGTGGAATAATCGGCGGTGGCTCCGGTGCAGCAGCAGGTGCCATTATCGGCGGACTGATAGGTAAAGGCAAGGGGGCAGCCATTGGAGCTGCGGTAGGTGCTGCAGTAGGTACGGGTGCCGGCGTTGCCATCGGACACAAGATGGACAAGAAGGCTGCCGAAGCTGCCAAGATTGAAGGCGCCCAAGTGGAGCAGGTGACGGATGCCAACGGCTTGCCGGCTGTCAAAGTATCCTTTGCGGCAGGTATTCTTTTCGGCTTCAACTCCGCAGCACTGAGCAACGAGGCAAAGGCTTCCCTGCGCGAACTCGCACAGATTCTGAAGGAAGACCCGACAACCGATATCGCCATCATCGGCCATACCGACAAAGTGGGTACTTACGAAGCCAACATGAAAGTTTCCAAGAACCGCGCCTATGCCGTAGAGAACTATTTGCAGGATTGCGGCGTATCTCCGGCCCAGTTCAAGAAAGTGGAAGGCGTGGGATACAACGAATACGACGAAAGTCTGTCTGCCGACCAGAACCGACGCGTAGAGGTATATATGTATGCCAGCGAACAGATGATTAAGAATGCGGAGGCAGCTAATTAA
- a CDS encoding ABC transporter permease, whose protein sequence is MNGTNLFKIALRALNNNKLRAFLTMLGIIIGVASVITMLAIGQGSKKSIQAQISEMGSNMIMIHPGADMRGGVRQDPSAMQTLKLTDYEALRNETNFLAAVSPNVSSSGQLIAGNNNYPSSVSGVGTDYLEIRQLSVENGEMFTEADIQTSAKVCVIGKTIQDNLFPGGEDPVGRIIRFNQVPFRVVGVLKSKGYNSMGMDQDDVVLAPYSTVMKRLLAQTYLSGIFASALTEDMTDNATDEITEILRRNHKLKESDDDDFTIRSQQELSTMLNSTTDLMTTLLACIAGISLVVGGIGIMNIMYVSVTERTREIGLRMSVGARGVDILSQFLIEAILISITGGIIGVIIGCGASLIVKGVAHWPIFIQPWSVFLSFAVCTVTGVFFGWYPAKKAADLDPIEAIRYE, encoded by the coding sequence ATGAACGGAACAAACCTTTTCAAAATAGCCTTGCGAGCCTTGAACAACAACAAGCTGCGCGCATTCCTCACCATGCTGGGCATCATCATCGGCGTGGCGTCCGTCATCACGATGCTTGCCATCGGACAAGGTTCGAAGAAAAGCATCCAGGCGCAAATCTCCGAGATGGGCTCCAACATGATTATGATTCACCCCGGTGCCGACATGCGCGGCGGTGTCCGCCAAGACCCCAGCGCCATGCAGACCTTGAAGCTGACCGACTACGAAGCCCTGCGAAACGAAACCAACTTTCTGGCTGCCGTCAGCCCCAATGTCTCCTCCAGCGGGCAGCTCATCGCGGGCAACAACAACTACCCCTCCTCCGTGAGCGGCGTGGGCACGGACTATCTCGAAATCCGGCAGCTCAGCGTGGAGAACGGCGAGATGTTTACCGAAGCCGACATACAGACCTCTGCCAAGGTGTGCGTCATCGGAAAGACCATCCAAGACAACCTCTTTCCCGGAGGAGAGGACCCTGTGGGACGTATCATCCGCTTCAACCAAGTGCCCTTCCGCGTGGTGGGCGTGCTGAAGTCCAAAGGCTACAACTCCATGGGCATGGACCAGGACGACGTAGTGCTTGCCCCTTACAGCACCGTGATGAAACGCCTGCTGGCACAGACCTACCTTAGCGGCATCTTCGCCTCCGCCCTCACCGAGGACATGACGGACAATGCCACCGACGAAATCACCGAGATACTGCGCCGCAACCACAAGCTGAAGGAGAGTGACGACGACGACTTCACCATTCGCAGCCAGCAGGAACTCAGCACCATGCTGAACTCCACCACCGACCTGATGACCACGCTGCTTGCCTGCATAGCCGGCATTTCGCTCGTAGTGGGCGGCATCGGCATTATGAACATCATGTACGTATCGGTGACGGAACGCACGCGCGAAATCGGCCTGCGCATGAGTGTAGGCGCCCGCGGTGTCGACATCTTGAGCCAGTTCCTCATCGAAGCCATTCTTATCAGCATCACCGGAGGCATTATCGGTGTCATCATCGGATGCGGAGCCAGCTTGATAGTGAAGGGCGTTGCCCACTGGCCCATCTTCATCCAGCCGTGGAGTGTATTCCTCTCCTTCGCCGTATGTACCGTCACCGGAGTGTTCTTCGGTTGGTATCCCGCCAAGAAAGCTGCGGACCTCGACCCGATAGAGGCCATACGCTACGAATAA
- a CDS encoding cytochrome ubiquinol oxidase subunit I produces MLGHIDTSLIDWSRAQFALTAIYHWIFVPLTLGLAVIMGIMETAYYRTGDEFWKRTAKFWMKIFGINFAIGVATGIILEFEFGTNWSNYSWFVGDIFGAPLAIEGILAFFMEATFIAVMFFGWDKVSKRFHLASTWLTGLGATISAWWILVANAWMQNPVGMEFNPDTARNEMVDFWAVATSPMAVNKFFHSVLSGWVLAAVFVVGVSCWYLWKKREKKFALASVKIAAWVGLCAAVLSAWTGDGSGYQVAQKQPMKLAAMEGYYEGRQGAGLVAFGLLNPAKQTPQDGVDPFLFRVEIPKMLSLLAERKMDAFVPGINDLLKGGYPLSDGTVALSAEEKIEKGKTAIGAFAAYRAAKAAGNEADAEVAAKVLKDNVAYFGYGYIKDVNELVPNVSLTFYMFRVMVMLGGYFILFFIVVLFLAYKKDLSRMPWMHWVAMLTIPLGYLAGQAGWVVAECGRQPWAIQDMLPTSAAISKLDVGSVQTTFFIFLVLFTVMLIAEVGIMLKAIRKGPETETHTPSHNS; encoded by the coding sequence ATGCTTGGACACATTGACACTTCCCTGATTGACTGGTCGAGAGCCCAATTTGCCTTGACCGCCATCTATCACTGGATTTTTGTGCCGCTGACACTTGGACTGGCGGTAATTATGGGCATCATGGAGACAGCGTACTACCGTACGGGTGACGAATTTTGGAAACGTACTGCCAAATTCTGGATGAAGATTTTCGGTATCAACTTTGCTATTGGTGTAGCAACCGGTATTATTCTGGAATTTGAATTCGGTACGAATTGGAGTAATTACAGTTGGTTTGTGGGCGACATCTTCGGTGCGCCGCTTGCCATCGAGGGTATTTTGGCTTTCTTTATGGAAGCAACGTTTATCGCCGTCATGTTCTTCGGCTGGGATAAGGTGAGCAAGCGTTTCCACCTGGCATCTACTTGGCTCACGGGGCTGGGCGCCACGATTTCTGCCTGGTGGATTCTGGTTGCCAATGCGTGGATGCAGAATCCCGTAGGTATGGAGTTCAATCCCGATACGGCACGCAACGAGATGGTGGACTTCTGGGCTGTGGCAACTTCGCCGATGGCTGTCAATAAGTTCTTCCATAGCGTGCTGTCCGGCTGGGTGCTGGCTGCCGTGTTTGTAGTAGGCGTAAGCTGCTGGTATCTGTGGAAGAAGCGCGAGAAGAAATTTGCGCTGGCAAGTGTAAAGATTGCCGCATGGGTAGGTCTGTGTGCCGCTGTGCTCTCTGCCTGGACGGGTGATGGCTCGGGCTATCAGGTGGCGCAAAAGCAGCCGATGAAGCTGGCTGCTATGGAAGGCTATTATGAAGGGCGGCAAGGTGCCGGATTGGTAGCGTTCGGGCTGCTGAATCCTGCCAAGCAGACACCGCAGGACGGAGTAGACCCATTCCTTTTCCGTGTGGAAATTCCGAAGATGCTGTCGTTGCTTGCCGAGCGCAAGATGGATGCTTTTGTTCCCGGTATCAATGACCTGCTGAAAGGTGGATATCCGTTGAGCGATGGTACCGTAGCGCTTTCGGCAGAGGAGAAAATAGAAAAAGGAAAAACGGCTATCGGTGCGTTTGCCGCCTATCGTGCAGCCAAGGCTGCGGGCAATGAGGCAGATGCAGAGGTGGCTGCCAAAGTGTTGAAAGATAATGTAGCCTATTTCGGTTATGGTTATATCAAGGACGTGAACGAGCTGGTGCCCAATGTGTCCCTTACGTTCTACATGTTCCGTGTGATGGTGATGTTGGGTGGATACTTCATCCTCTTCTTTATTGTGGTGCTGTTCCTGGCCTATAAGAAAGACTTGTCGCGGATGCCATGGATGCATTGGGTGGCTATGCTCACCATTCCGCTGGGCTATCTGGCTGGACAAGCCGGATGGGTGGTTGCCGAGTGTGGTCGTCAGCCGTGGGCCATCCAAGATATGCTGCCCACGAGTGCCGCCATCTCTAAGCTGGATGTAGGCTCCGTGCAGACCACGTTCTTTATTTTCCTGGTACTTTTCACTGTCATGCTGATTGCTGAGGTGGGAATTATGCTGAAGGCTATTCGCAAAGGTCCTGAAACCGAAACGCACACACCGTCACATAACTCATAA
- a CDS encoding MATE family efflux transporter produces MQGTKNLTQGPINRQLFTLAMPIMATSFIQMAYSLTDMAWVGRLGSESMAAVGAVGILTWMSGSIALLNKVGAEVSVGQSIGARSEEDARSFASHNITIALLISVCWGGLLFLFARPILNIFELKQHITDAAVTYLRIVSTGLPFIFLSAAFTGIYNAAGRSKIPFYISGTGLIMNIVLDPLFIFGFGWGTVGAALATWLSEATVFGIFVYKLRGKSAVLGGFSFIVPLKKKYTRRIFKLGLPVATLNTLFAFVNMFLSRTASEQGGHIGLMAFTTGGQIEAITWNTSQGFSTGLSTFIAQNYAAGQKSRVKQAWRTTMWMTGVFGSLCSLLFIFFGSEVFSIFVPEAEAYRVGGDFLRIDGYSQMFMMMEITMQGVFYGLGRTVPPAIVSIGCNYMRIPVALLLVHMGMGVDAIWWAVSGTTVAKGLILTAWFVLIKRKIL; encoded by the coding sequence GTGCAAGGAACAAAGAATCTGACACAAGGCCCCATCAACCGCCAGCTTTTCACGCTGGCAATGCCCATCATGGCCACCTCGTTCATCCAGATGGCCTACAGCCTGACGGACATGGCATGGGTAGGGCGTCTGGGCAGTGAGTCCATGGCTGCAGTAGGTGCGGTAGGCATACTGACGTGGATGTCCGGCTCCATCGCCTTGCTCAATAAAGTGGGCGCCGAAGTCAGCGTAGGCCAGTCCATCGGTGCACGCAGCGAAGAGGACGCACGCAGCTTTGCCTCGCACAACATTACGATTGCCCTGCTCATCTCCGTCTGCTGGGGAGGCCTGCTCTTTCTTTTCGCCCGCCCCATCCTGAACATCTTCGAGCTGAAACAGCATATCACGGACGCCGCCGTGACTTATCTGCGCATCGTGTCGACGGGACTGCCTTTCATCTTTCTCTCCGCTGCCTTTACGGGCATCTACAACGCGGCAGGACGAAGCAAGATTCCGTTCTACATCAGCGGGACGGGACTGATAATGAACATCGTCCTCGACCCTCTGTTCATCTTCGGCTTCGGTTGGGGAACAGTGGGCGCGGCACTTGCCACATGGCTTTCCGAAGCTACAGTATTCGGCATCTTCGTCTACAAGCTCCGGGGGAAAAGCGCCGTGCTCGGAGGTTTCTCCTTTATCGTTCCGCTGAAAAAGAAGTACACCCGGCGCATCTTCAAGCTCGGGCTGCCCGTGGCTACGCTGAACACGCTATTTGCCTTCGTCAATATGTTCCTCTCGCGCACCGCCTCGGAGCAGGGAGGACACATCGGACTGATGGCATTCACCACCGGCGGACAAATCGAGGCCATCACCTGGAATACTTCGCAAGGATTCTCCACGGGGCTGAGCACGTTCATCGCCCAGAACTATGCCGCGGGGCAGAAGTCGCGCGTGAAGCAAGCATGGCGCACCACCATGTGGATGACGGGCGTATTCGGAAGCCTCTGCTCACTACTGTTCATCTTCTTCGGCAGCGAGGTGTTCTCTATCTTCGTACCCGAGGCCGAAGCCTACCGTGTGGGTGGAGATTTCCTCCGCATCGACGGCTATTCGCAAATGTTCATGATGATGGAAATTACCATGCAGGGCGTGTTCTACGGACTGGGACGGACAGTGCCGCCTGCCATTGTCAGCATCGGATGCAATTACATGCGTATTCCGGTGGCGTTATTGCTGGTGCACATGGGTATGGGAGTGGATGCCATCTGGTGGGCAGTAAGTGGAACGACCGTTGCCAAAGGTCTTATACTGACAGCCTGGTTCGTCCTCATCAAAAGGAAAATTCTCTAA
- a CDS encoding ABC transporter ATP-binding protein has translation MNKAVIELQNIKRNFQVGDETVHALRGVSFTIREGEFVTIMGTSGSGKSTLLNTLGCLDTPTSGEYLLDGISVRTMSKPQRAVLRNRKIGFVFQSYNLLPKTTAVENVELPLMYNSSVSASERRRRAIEALQAVGLGDRLEHKSNQMSGGQMQRVAIARALVNNPAVILADEATGNLDTRTSFEILVLFQKLHAEGRTIIFVTHNPEIAQYSSRNIVLRDGQIKDDTINTQIQNAAEALAALPKQEEE, from the coding sequence ATGAATAAAGCAGTCATTGAACTTCAAAATATCAAACGCAACTTCCAGGTGGGGGACGAAACCGTGCATGCCCTGCGCGGCGTCTCGTTCACCATCCGTGAAGGCGAGTTTGTCACCATCATGGGTACATCGGGCTCCGGAAAGTCGACTTTGCTGAATACCCTCGGCTGCCTGGACACGCCCACCAGCGGCGAATACCTGCTGGACGGTATCTCCGTACGCACCATGAGCAAGCCTCAACGCGCCGTACTACGCAACCGTAAAATCGGCTTCGTATTCCAGAGTTACAACCTGCTGCCCAAAACCACTGCCGTGGAAAATGTGGAGCTACCGCTGATGTATAACTCCTCCGTCTCGGCTTCCGAAAGGCGGAGACGTGCCATCGAAGCCCTGCAAGCCGTGGGGCTGGGCGACCGACTGGAACATAAGTCCAATCAGATGTCCGGCGGTCAGATGCAACGCGTAGCCATCGCCCGCGCCTTGGTGAACAATCCCGCCGTTATCCTGGCAGACGAAGCTACGGGTAACCTGGACACCCGTACTTCTTTCGAGATTCTGGTACTGTTCCAAAAGCTGCATGCCGAAGGACGCACCATCATCTTCGTCACCCACAACCCCGAAATAGCCCAGTACAGCAGCCGCAACATCGTGCTGCGCGACGGACAAATCAAGGACGATACCATCAACACCCAAATCCAGAATGCAGCCGAAGCCCTGGCAGCATTGCCTAAGCAGGAGGAGGAATGA
- a CDS encoding TolC family protein produces MTNVKRLTVIALCMASCMGVAAQNGTSTQIPGSSEQPADSLPAQWDLQACIDYALQQNITIRKNRLNAESAQVDVKTARAALFPSLSASVSQRVVNRPKSETNTIIDGDNITSSQSKTSYNGSYGIDANWTLYNGGKRLNTIKQQQLNNRIAELSVAQSENSIEESIAQTYVQILYAAEAVKVNESTLEVSQAECERARQLLEAGSIAKSDLAQLEAQVSTDKYQLVTAQATLQDYKLQLKQLLELDGESEMNLYIPTLGTENVLAPLPTKTDVYRSALVLRPEIEAGKLNIQTSDLDIKIARAGYLPTLSLSAGIGTSHANGNDFTFSEQVKQNWNNSLGFTVSVPIFSNRQTKSAVEKAKIQKQTSELDLLDDQKTLYKTIETLWLDANSAQQRYAAATEKLKSTQTSYELIQEQFNLGMKNTVELLTEKSNLLSAQQETLQAKYMAILNMQLLKFYQGEKIEL; encoded by the coding sequence ATGACGAACGTAAAAAGATTGACAGTGATAGCGCTATGTATGGCAAGCTGCATGGGAGTGGCCGCCCAAAACGGCACTTCCACGCAGATACCCGGCAGTTCCGAGCAGCCAGCCGACAGCCTGCCCGCCCAATGGGACTTGCAAGCGTGCATCGACTATGCCTTGCAGCAAAACATCACCATCCGCAAGAACCGCCTCAACGCGGAAAGTGCCCAGGTAGATGTAAAGACCGCCCGAGCCGCTCTCTTCCCCAGCCTTTCGGCCAGTGTGAGCCAGCGTGTCGTGAATCGCCCGAAGAGCGAGACAAACACCATCATCGACGGCGACAACATCACCAGCAGCCAGAGCAAGACTTCCTATAACGGCAGCTACGGCATCGATGCCAACTGGACCCTCTACAACGGCGGGAAGCGCCTCAACACCATCAAACAACAGCAACTGAACAACCGCATTGCCGAACTTAGCGTAGCACAGAGCGAGAACAGCATCGAAGAAAGTATCGCACAAACCTACGTACAGATACTCTACGCCGCCGAAGCCGTGAAAGTGAACGAATCGACCCTGGAAGTGAGCCAAGCCGAATGCGAACGCGCCCGCCAGCTTCTCGAAGCAGGAAGCATAGCCAAAAGCGACCTGGCACAACTGGAAGCGCAGGTAAGCACCGACAAGTACCAACTGGTGACCGCACAAGCCACCCTGCAAGACTACAAACTACAACTGAAACAACTCCTGGAACTGGACGGCGAATCCGAGATGAACCTCTACATCCCCACACTCGGCACGGAAAACGTACTGGCACCCCTGCCCACCAAAACGGACGTTTACCGTTCTGCCCTCGTGCTCCGTCCGGAAATAGAAGCCGGCAAACTGAATATACAGACATCCGACCTCGACATCAAAATTGCCCGCGCTGGCTATCTGCCTACGCTGAGCCTCAGCGCCGGCATCGGAACCAGCCATGCCAACGGCAATGACTTCACCTTCAGCGAGCAAGTCAAACAGAACTGGAACAACTCGCTGGGCTTCACCGTAAGCGTGCCTATCTTCAGCAACCGGCAGACCAAGAGTGCCGTAGAGAAAGCCAAGATTCAGAAGCAGACCAGCGAACTGGACCTGCTGGACGACCAAAAAACGCTGTACAAGACCATCGAAACCCTCTGGCTCGATGCCAACAGCGCCCAGCAGCGCTACGCCGCCGCCACAGAGAAACTGAAAAGTACGCAGACCAGCTATGAACTGATTCAAGAGCAGTTCAACCTGGGCATGAAGAATACCGTAGAACTGCTGACTGAGAAAAGCAATCTGCTCAGCGCACAGCAGGAGACACTGCAAGCCAAATACATGGCCATACTGAATATGCAGCTACTGAAGTTTTATCAAGGAGAAAAAATCGAATTATAA
- a CDS encoding DUF4492 domain-containing protein, translating into MKQTAVNIWRFYLEGFRSMTLGRTLWLIILVKLFIMFFILRLFFFPRFLNTPVVGDDKEGYVSNELIHRSLGD; encoded by the coding sequence ATGAAACAGACTGCGGTAAACATTTGGCGTTTTTATTTGGAAGGTTTTCGAAGTATGACGTTAGGGCGTACTTTGTGGCTTATCATTCTTGTGAAGTTATTCATTATGTTCTTCATTCTCCGCCTTTTCTTCTTCCCACGGTTTCTGAATACCCCCGTGGTGGGCGATGACAAGGAAGGCTATGTCAGCAATGAGCTTATCCACCGGAGTCTGGGCGACTAA